From the genome of Rhododendron vialii isolate Sample 1 chromosome 10a, ASM3025357v1:
GCGGCTGGACACCTGATGCTCAAAGCTAAGAATAAAAAGAGATGGGGAAAAGGTCTGCCAAGACTTCTCATTTAACCCATGGGAAATAACCCTTTGAATTGAGCTTCAATAGCTGCTTCTGGTTGTTGTGGTAGTGGGTTTGGGTCCGATTAGCTAATTGGAGAGGGTTCGAGAAGCTCCATGGAGTAGAGGAGAAGAAGTTAGAAATGGCCGAGTGACTGAATTTAGCAATAGTGGGTTTCTGTTGTTTGACTGCTATATATATACGTATCTCTAATTCTTTGGCCACATTCCTGATTTTTCTGGCTCACATTGTGGAGAAAAATGACTAGTGTTCCTGGTGAAGCTACGTACTGGTCAGATGAAAAATGGACATGAGATTATTGGTGGTGGTTAAGTTCTTATATATGCTTGTGGTGGTTAGTCTCAAGGTGTTTTGGCCACATTCCTGATTTTTCTGCATACAGTAGTAGTTCTTGATGTAGTAGTTAGTCTCATGACTAGGTTagtagagagagggagggagttAGGGTGAAAGATTAGGCATACAGGGACCGCTTGGCCTAGCTAGTTTGCCGTGAGCTATATATGGGTTGGACTAATTAAACACAAAAAGCCTAAATAAAgagcgctttttttttttttttggctttaaaCTACATGTAGATCAGGCTGAAACAAGGTACAAATTACATAGGCTGCTGCTTTAATATGCCTGATAAAAATGGCTTTCTAGAAACTCTCGACAAGGGCAACTCGCCGTGTGAGGTTGGTGTGTCATTTTTATCAATTGGAGGAGTGTGTGAGCaggaaaaatacttatttacaACACTCAATCATGactgtccaaaaatattttagacgGTCGGGATGTTAGTGAAATTTTTCCaaggaagagttaaactttattaaaatccggaccgttcgaaacacttttggatggttgCGATTGGTTAATGCTACAAACAAACTGTTTATAACACCTCCGTAAATGAGTATTTCTCGTGTGAGCAGTTTCCCTTTAAAGTAGGAAGTATATCTCTATTCTCTTTTCTGATAACCGAGTGTCCAGGAGCTTTCGTGCTCCTCGCTCTATTTCTTTAACTCATCAAGTATCACCTTAGAGAGCACATCGGTtcttgaaagaagaagaagaagcaatcTAACCAactgttgagagagagagagagagagagagagagagagagaagttagtCATTGTTGTGGTGCGCCTACATTTTCACTTATAGTTGATGTGGTGAGTTATTTTTTGCACATGAACCAATAGAACCTAATATCATAGGGTTGGTAGTGTTATAAAACTACCTCATATTACTCCTTTGTACTAATGGTACATcacagcagagagagagagggagagaggaagagagagaacaatGGCTGTTGAGATGAAAAAAACTCCAGACCTTCCATGGAGAATCAGAATATTCTTTACCGCTCTTGGCTTTGTCACTGACCGTTGCCGCCGTTCCGATGGCACTATGAATCGTTCCGTGATGAGCCTGTTCGACTTCAAATCCCAAGCTGGTTCCACCAAAGGCGTCACCTCCTCCGACATCACTGTGGACCGTTCTCGCAACCTCTGGTTCCGCATCTATACCCCCACCGCAAGTGGCACCACCGTTGCTTCCAAACTCCCTGTGATATTTTACTTCCATGGCGGGGGATTCATCCTTTTCGGCCCGAATTCAAGGCCCTTCGACGAACTCTGCCGCCACCTCGCTGGCAAACTCCCTGCCATCGTTGTCTCCATCAACTACCGCCTCGCGCCAGAGCACCGGTATCCCTGTCAGTTTGAGGATGGCTTTGACACCCTGAAATTCATAGACAGTAATTCTTCACTTTTACCACCCAACGCTGACCTCAGCCACTGCTTCTTTGCTGGTGAGAGTGCTGGAGCCAACATTGCCCACCATGTGACGCTCAAAGCTGCCGTGCACGATTTCAGGAAGCTTAAAATCGTTGGACTGATAGCCATACAACCCTACTTTGGCGGGGAAGAGCGTACTGAGTCTGAGCGTCGACTCACCCAAGTACCGATTGTGAACGTAGAGCGAACCGACTGGTCATGGAAGGCCTTATTGCCAGAAGGTTGTGACAGAGACCATGAGGCTGTGAATGTCTTTGGAGGGCCGAAATCGAAAGATATTTCGAGTTTGAAGTTCCCGGCAACGTTGTTGGTTGTCGGAGGGTTCGACCCGTTGCAAGATTGGCAGAGGAAATACCATATGGGACTGAAGAAATCTGGGAAAGAAGTTTACTTAGTGGAGTATCCGAACGCAATCCATGGTTTTTATCTGTTTCCGGAGTTGCCTGATTTTACTCCGTTCGTTACAGAGGTTAGACGTTTCATTCAAAAGCAATCAGAGTCCATTTAAAAGATCTGATCGACTGACATTCCATGCGGATGTGTGTGTtgttggagtttttcaaaataaaattggattttagtttggaattttCGGAAAGGTACTAAATGAGGATTTTGTGAAAGGTTGCTACATTTTTTCGCATGAGTTGTGACTTTATGTAAATGGTTGTAACACTCATTAAATTGGGGTGTGTTCATTTGGAAAGATGTGATTGTTAGAAAGGGATGTGAATCATGGAGTGCCTCCAAGAGGCATGACCCTTcctaattaattgtttaaagggTGTCTACTAATAGGCATGTTCCTCTCTATTAATTGTCTTTGAAAGACATGATCTTTCCTAATTGGTGTCTTCAAAGGACATGACCATTTCTTATGGTTGTTTACTAGAGTAACAACCTTTCATACAAGAGTGTttataaatctataaatagaCCATCTGTAAAGTCCATACTGAATTGCTCTCTTTTTCTCTACAcattctcttcctagaaatGGCAAACTGATATTCTGTTATATCTCAAAATAGAGTAACAGTTCTTGGTTCTTCTACATTTGCTTAGCGGATATTCTGTCTATTTTCGTTTGTGCAAACGATGACAGAAAGAACTTAGAGTTCggattcgatttatcttgaaggcggaTTTGCTGTAACCTGGTGCACACTTtctggtgggggcaaatactgtctttaggaaagcgttTTCCTAACATGACTCGAATGCTTCTACCattccaaatttgaagagatGACGCCATCACTTTCATTATAATGAAGACCGGATTTCCAACATGTGTGATTGATGTTTTTCTCTGTCTTACTCGGTGAATTTTGTATTTGTtcgaatagttagattagcgcCTTCGCTGCTGGCAATGGCTCTTGTTCGCTAGTTGGCAATTGGATGGATGAAGCCCATTTTACCCTCGGGCTATGAATTAGGAAGTGGTGGGTGTTGAAAGATGGATTAGACTAATAAacttgtttctctttcttttttcagttttttttcccctttcagttccttttcttttgtacAGTTATAAGATGAAGAGCATAAACTGGAGTAATAGGAAGTGGATTTTGTGTATTGGAATTTGGAGAAAGCATAACTAGTTTGGTCTACTATTTGAAACATCTTTCATCTTTTTCTGGTGACATAATTGTGCAAAATAGATATGTCATCTCCTTCAATGCTTTGGCTTTCATTTTCGGGATTCAGAAATGATAGGATTCGTGACATTTAAATCATGAAAGTGTCCACGAAAGCAGTGAATCTGGACATTTACTTTCATGAACACTTTCATGATCTGGATGTCATGAATTATACCAATCCTCTTCGGTATTATGTATTTTACTATATGCACTTAAAAATGTTTAAGATTGCTGGACTGAGGAAACAGTCTCGGTGTTTGATGGAGCAAGGCAAAACCTTTCCCCAGACCTCACAAAATGCGGGAGCTTCTTGTGCTCCCATTTATCCTTTTCTTTCTGACATATCTTTCTGACATAGGCGGAAACCTATGAGGTTAGGATAGTTTCGGGATGTCACTCGGCTGGAGGTAGCGGATGCCACTCAACACGATCAAACCACTCGCTTGATTATAGAAGAAATCATTCACTCCAAACAAGACACACTTGCATAATATTTAGTCATCAACTCAACTCTCTTCTCATTTCATTAGATTACCTATTTATAGGCATTACAAAGATTATGCTTCCAAGACTTAAAATCTAGATAATTTCCAACAAGACCTTCCAAATACGTAGACCACTATTAAACCAAAGACACCAACTTACTAGATAGTTAAGACgcataatatatatacttagaCCATAAATTAAAAGTCATTGACTAGAAACTTGACAAACTAGAAACTTGACAAACACTTTAACTACAAATTAAATACATACTTTGAATTTATTAAGATAACCCTTTGTCTAAGGCTGAACCAATCAAAGGAGGGGAAAAATAATTACTTTCCTTCCTCAAATTTTGAATATAGCCTTGAAGtgtgttcttgtaaacttataatTTGAAActcatttaattattttttacttttcgtaatttttttgtttagtttttcatcgtaatttttgggattaatcgttcgtctcaacgagatgagtctaaaaagtacaaaattatgatcaaaagtaATAAACAATTCACTAAAAACGGAAAAAGTATCAAATAAGTGTCTTATTTGTTTAAAAtgctattttatttgaattttttcaacatgggtccatatttttatactttttcgattcatctcgtGGAGACGAACGATAATCCCAAAAATTAGAACAAAACGGTTTTACTAATCTCCGTCTACTAGATGGAGTATAATATGCACATAATTCCAAATAAGTTCTGATATTAATGCATATTTTACGGATTACAAATATCAATACAATTTTTACATATTATCCTCCACCTTTTGGGTCGAggttaaaataatccaattaacaaaccaaccaaaacaGAGATCAGTGTATTATCAATCCGTTgacaattcaaaaaatttgaacgtTGTAAAGACTGCTTAATTCCAACGAGTGGGGACCACAGGACCAAGCTGAAGAAGACTGAAAAACTATTCCTGACATCTTTGAGAGACCCCACCCCCCACAAAGActcctcttttctcttccaTGTCTGCCATCCCTCTCAACACAAGTCTAAAGCTTCTCTCAGTTTGAATTTCAAAACTTGTGTGTGcgcgtagagagagagagagagagagagagagagaggcaaaaaCAGCTGAAAGGTGGGATTTTGTTGAGCTTCAGCTTCCGAAACTGAGAAAGGCATGGGGGAATCAGCTTGTGTAATGCATACATTCTCGTATGCTTCTGGCATTTCGAATGAATCCAAACAGGTCAGTTTTTGAAAACCCacttcccatctctctctcttgaagtATTTACGAACTGGGTTCTGTTAATTCAGTTAAATGTCAAATGGGTTTCGTAAATTTCACCTTGCCTTAATTTCCACTCATTTCCTTTGATCTAGTTCTAAATTGTTCAACTTTCAGTTTATCTTGTAGATGGGCATAATTTGTTTAGAGTTTTTGCTTGACGAAATTAAAGAGGGTGAAATTGATTAAATTACAACGagattaaaattaattaaagtacAACGGGGGTTTTGGCATTTCTAACATTAGAAAACCTGTTAATTATGCTTAGAAGGTCATGGCTTTTGAAATCCTTTGCTTTAATTTCCCTCCCCTTTCTATGCTACTCCTTTGTTTTCTTCCCCTTTCCCCTGTTCTGGTTCTCATTGTTCAACTCACAACTTATTTGTAGATTGGCCTATGTTGAAAATAGCATAGACTAGATTTAAGCAAGGTTCTATAAGTCTCTAGGTGCTAGTCGGGCGGTCAGCCACTTTCGAGCTTCGAGGCCTAGTACTTAGCGATTAATCAGCCCATAGCAATTAGTAATCGGTGCATAGCAATTAGTCGGTTCTAGTCCCCTGGAAGCGATTAATcccgatttttagaacactggatTTAAACATGGTGAACTCCTCGAATCACAAACGAGTTTTGTAGTTTATAAGCATCTCCGGTCCTTACTCATACTTTTACCCTTATGTGACTTAAAATTTGActtaaaagcttcatttggtatgACACCCAATTGAACAACCTCAAATCCAAGCATAATTAATTGTACATTTGAGAGAAATAAAATAGCCTTCGAATGTTTGAGTAAATATTTCAGTCTCACGcgatttgagtaaaactcataAATTCAAGTAAAGGTCTAAAGTGAGTTTCAggagggtttttttatttagattttggTTTTGAGTCAAAGAAAAGGGgcaagggctggagatgctctcagGTAGACATATTGACTTGAAATGTTAGATTTACAGGGAAACCCCGTGCCTGCTCTTGGAGAATCAATCTCTTTTGGGAGGTTCATGACAGAGTCTTTATCTTGGGAGAAATGGTCAACCTTTTCCCACAATCGCTACGTTGAAGAAGCTGAAAGGTATGCCAAGCCCGGATCTGTGGCACAGAAAAAGGCTTTCTTCGAGGCCCATTACAAGAGAATTGCTGCTGCTAAGAAGGCTGCAGCAGAAGCCTTGCTTGAGCAAAAGGCCGCAAATACAAATCCCGACCCACAAGTTGTAAGCCAAGATTGCAGTATAGTTACCCATCAGTCACAAAGTAAAACAAACCTAGGCACAGACGTTGATTCCATGAAAGGAGCTGACACAGTAACAGAATCTGAGGTTTCCCATCAGCCACAAAGTATGACAAACCTAGGCAGAGAGGTTGATTCCATGAAAGAAGCTGACACCGAAACAGAATCTGAGGTTGTAACGGATGATCTTTTGAAGAATGAATCATTAAACCATTCTGAGAATGTTGTGAACCAGACTATGGATTCTGAAATGGGGACTGGTGAATCCCCTCAAATGGAGAAGCCTTTGTTGCAGGTGATGTGCTTTGTACGTTCATGATCAATCATTCTTTCTTTTGGCTTTAGCATAAGAAGGTTAAATACAAGGATCCTGCATTTTTGCAGGAAGAATATACTGCATGGCTGACATAGCTAATGGGTCCCGCAGCGTGTTGGCTATATGAGCATGCAGTGTATTATTCAGTCACTATGCAGCATCCCTAGCAGTGGTACTATTAGAATGGTTGAACCAATTGCTTGTTTTCTTGTTGATAACATCAGGGTTTGAAGCCTAATCATGAGGCCACATTGccttcaagaaagaagaaaccgGCATTTTCATCTTCAAAACCATCAACTCGTCATAGAGCACCTAAAGTTCCTGCTTCACCTGCCAAATCTACGCTTTTGATTCATCCAGGGAAGGAAAATAATGATGTCACTCCAATCACGAGGAGTTCGCCTACAGAAGCTGCCAATAAAAAGAGACCAACTTCAAAATCGCTACGCACACTGATTTATTCTACTCCGGCTAAGGAACCGGATAAATCTACAACCCTAGCTGCAAGAAAAGCTGAAAGTTCAAGAGTTGCTCCTAGCTCTTATAACTTCTATAATGATTGCAAAACTCCTCTAAGGACTCCTAAGATGGTGCATCTCATACTTTGGGCTGATAAATCGATGCTAAAGAACACCATTTTCTAAATTCTATCATCCCAATTATGCATTAATTCGTGTATATGCTAAGATTGTTTTCACGTTGTATCTGCAGGCTCATACGGATGGGGTATCAAAGAATCCTTCAGCAACCCctttttcagaaaatagaagGTGCCTACAAATTACAATGCATTGCTGTGAACAAATGAGCtttgttaatttttattttatctctCATCTGGAATTTATAGGACTACAACACCAATGGATGCCTCAGCAGTTGGAAGCAAGACAACTGGCCCAAAATGGAACATCATATCTTCAGTGTAAGTGGCATTTTTGTGAGCTATACGGACCAAAGCTGTTCGAATTGGTGTGAAAAATACGGTTTTCCTCTTATGTGTATGCAAATTGACTTATTCGATATGCATTGCATAGAGCATACAAGGCTTACAAGCTGAAGCTTTGTAAAGAATTTCCATAAAGAATGATGTGCCGTTTGTTGTCATGTCATTTCCAAACAGAAAGAAAGATTGATGTGCCTTTTGTCGTCCTTCTATTTCAAACCGGAAAAACACACCCCATTTAGACTTTCAAATTGTAAATCATTTTTCTAGTGACCAACGGGAATGTCATACCTGGTATATCTACCAGTAGTTTCCTGTGCTATATTTTGTGGGTGAAGAGAAGTCAACATATTCTTTCTCCGATTGTCCTgaaaacaatcaaaagaaaatgaaaactcCATGTTAAATGCTCAaaattccaaatcccatgagtCGAAGCTGTATTTGTGCCATTCAACTTGAAGAGCCTCTAAAAATTTGCTTGACAATTGTCTATGTATGCCAGAAGTTCCAAGTCCTTGACTGCCTGCAAAAACAAATTACAGTCTCCAAATTTATCTGCTCCTTTCAGCTTTAGGACAGAAGAAAGAGCTGCACAACGAAAGCAGGCAAGCATTAGctcatttgttttttcctcttttttcacGCAACTGTCTCTATGGCTGTAGTTATGCATGACCAAAGTTGGCCTCTTTCTTAGTCCGTTTGTCCTATTTTTTGTCAACTATCTCAGAAGCTTGAAGAAAAATTCAACGCCAAGGAGACACAAAAAGTGCAGCTGCAGACAAGGTTGAAGGTCAGAATTTCATTACCGAAAGTTTTTTCTTGATGGTGAGCAAGTTATCTTCACAAGCTATTGCATCAACCTTTTTTCTTCATTCATGCAGGAGAAAGCAGAAACAGAAATTAGAAGGTTTCGTCAAACCCTATGCTTCAAGGCCCGGCCAATGCCTGATTTCTACAAGGCAAGGGAATCACCAATAAATCAAATCAAGAGTGTGaaggtatctctctctatcATGTTGCCTCTCAGTGCTGCTCTTTCGGAACACACCTGTCGCAACAATTATAGTGTTTGTTctaaaaatcttatttgttTGGAGCATAGATGATTTTTGACAGATCATCTTTCAATGAAAAAATTGATAAGTCGTCAACCAAACTAATTTTGAAAAGTGTACTGCAAAACTGATTCTGAAAACGGAAACAAGGCAGAGATGAGTTCATCATTGATTCCATGCAGATATCTCAAACATTGTTCAGGTTTTTATACCCTAATCAAAATAGTAGGTTGCTGTTAATTCTTTTCCATTTATTTGCAGACACCACTGACCCAACCCCAGTCACTCAAGGTAGGAAGAAAGCCAAGTTACAGCACATTGCAAGGTCTAATATCTCTGCCTCAAGAGGCACACTCCACCAAGACCAGTCGCTCCAAAAatactccaaaaataaaaaatcggaTGCCAAATCCTTTAAATTCATTGCCTGAAATGACTACCTGCGAAAATACAACCCCAAATATTCAGCTTGATCGGCAACAGCAGAAGTGAACTCTGATTAGACTGGGAAGACAATTAATTCTGTTTCCTACACAGAAAACTAAGAGCTCGTTCGTTAAGGACACAAGAAATGGAGGTTGTACTGTATACTGATGAGATTGCTAGTGAGATGATTTCCCTCAATAGCTGTATCATGTAGGCATGGAATTGTTGTAAAATAAGATCATTGATTCTTTGGATGAAGTTCTATTTCTTTGACGTAGTTGCAtaacaacctctctctctctctctctctctctctctctctctccccagcTTCCATATTTGAATGCCCGCAAAGTAGTGAGAATAAAGTCGAAAGATTTAGAATCTTGATGCATATTTCGTATGTTCTCATACACTTTGACGCGTTAGTTGTTATACATTCTTCTTAGATATCAATAATGCCATTAAGCATTCGACGGGCCTATAAGCGGCCATAAGCAATACTAGTACGCAAATATGTATTATTCCTTCTCATACTATTTGAAAGGGCTAAGTGGATGATGATCCAGACACATTGGATCCTATCCATCCAATTGACTATATAACCaacagaaaattgaaaaaataaggaaTCATGTACCATTATAGGCTATAGAAAGAATTTACATTTCCACAACCAAATaccaacctccatcttcatcttcatcttggTCTGCCGACACAATTTCCGCATCATAAAACCCCAAATCCTCAACTTCAACATCACCTTTATTTTCATTGTCCCAATCCTTAATATCGACGGCTCCCGAAGCGATTTCCAACTCCAGGGAATCATGATAAGCTAACTCAAATGACTCCTCATAAACCTCATCAAcataatcatcatcatcatccataTTCAAATACTCCCTCTCCAAATGAGCCAAAACCCCACTAGCCGAAAACCCGGCAAACTTCAACCTGGGGTTCGAATCCACAGCCCACAACCTCACCAACCTATGATTCGAAACAACGTCACATGACTGCAGCTTCTGGGTTCCCTTCTCCTTGGTCCGAGACTTAGAAACCGGGTAGGTATGGCACCTGCCGCACCGAGGCCGGCTGCACTTGCCAGTGAACTTGGATTGGTTGGTTGGCTTCTGTGAGACCTTGGCGAAAAGCCCTGCTGCCAGCGGCGAATCGGGCCGGTTTGTGAACCTGGGGTCGGGTCTTGGGTGAAATGATGGTCCCAGGATCGGGTATTTGCGAACCGTGCCGCGTTGGCGACCTTCTCTCTTTgtccctgtctttcctttcgAAGATGAAGTAGTGAACATGGAAATGGATTCGAGCttgattgttttggtttttggattagATTAGAgcttgattgaaaaaaaaaaaaatttaaattattgagAACTGTGAGCCGAAatagaatccaaaatcccagAAATCAAAACCAACAAGTTGTTggatatataaataaataaataaataaataaatatatatatatatatatatatatatatatatagagagagagagagagagagagagttgagatgTATAGATAGttggagagagatatatatatagttgagATGTAGGAGATGGAAATGGAAAACTTTTGTTGACCAAGGAAATGGGAAAACTTGGGAAGCAAGGAGTTTGATTTGGTCAAATGGGACGTATTGGCCAAGCAAAATAAGGTCATTGACAATTCAATTTGACACCCCATGAACCTATTACTCCATTGAATATAGGAAAAATAAGATCTAACATATTTTAAGTTTAACGATTACAATTTTGTTCACTTTTCTTAATAGATGATCAACGTTATCATTCCTATTACTAATAGAAATAATGTAAGTCTCACCcgtataatatattttttgataagcatgacatcattttgtagtGAAATCTACATTATTTCAATTATTAGGAAGAAAAGTAATATTTatcttctttaaaaaattaaatttttaactgCCTTATTAAAGAAAGGGGAGATAAGGAATACCTTGTACTTACAATACACGCACACCAAATCCTTGTAATCCGTACAACCGCTGTACTTGGGCTGTAATCGAGGTTCAGCTAGGATGAGTTTGGCttctttttagagattttttggCGAGAAATATTTATTTCCGACTGTGCTGTAAACACCCTGTTTACACCCTGTTTACAGTACCAGCCAATCTTAGCTGTTTATTCACACAATTAATagctgagattcgttttcaattatgaccggtcacaattaattcttttccgaaa
Proteins encoded in this window:
- the LOC131303672 gene encoding probable carboxylesterase 18, whose amino-acid sequence is MAVEMKKTPDLPWRIRIFFTALGFVTDRCRRSDGTMNRSVMSLFDFKSQAGSTKGVTSSDITVDRSRNLWFRIYTPTASGTTVASKLPVIFYFHGGGFILFGPNSRPFDELCRHLAGKLPAIVVSINYRLAPEHRYPCQFEDGFDTLKFIDSNSSLLPPNADLSHCFFAGESAGANIAHHVTLKAAVHDFRKLKIVGLIAIQPYFGGEERTESERRLTQVPIVNVERTDWSWKALLPEGCDRDHEAVNVFGGPKSKDISSLKFPATLLVVGGFDPLQDWQRKYHMGLKKSGKEVYLVEYPNAIHGFYLFPELPDFTPFVTEVRRFIQKQSESI
- the LOC131303671 gene encoding protein WVD2-like 7 isoform X1, which produces MGESACVMHTFSYASGISNESKQGNPVPALGESISFGRFMTESLSWEKWSTFSHNRYVEEAERYAKPGSVAQKKAFFEAHYKRIAAAKKAAAEALLEQKAANTNPDPQVVSQDCSIVTHQSQSKTNLGTDVDSMKGADTVTESEVSHQPQSMTNLGREVDSMKEADTETESEVVTDDLLKNESLNHSENVVNQTMDSEMGTGESPQMEKPLLQGLKPNHEATLPSRKKKPAFSSSKPSTRHRAPKVPASPAKSTLLIHPGKENNDVTPITRSSPTEAANKKRPTSKSLRTLIYSTPAKEPDKSTTLAARKAESSRVAPSSYNFYNDCKTPLRTPKMAHTDGVSKNPSATPFSENRRTTTPMDASAVGSKTTGPKWNIISSVSSKSLTACKNKLQSPNLSAPFSFRTEERAAQRKQKLEEKFNAKETQKVQLQTRLKEKAETEIRRFRQTLCFKARPMPDFYKARESPINQIKSVKTPLTQPQSLKVGRKPSYSTLQGLISLPQEAHSTKTSRSKNTPKIKNRMPNPLNSLPEMTTCENTTPNIQLDRQQQK
- the LOC131303675 gene encoding uncharacterized protein LOC131303675 isoform X1 gives rise to the protein MFTTSSSKGKTGTKREGRQRGTVRKYPILGPSFHPRPDPRFTNRPDSPLAAGLFAKVSQKPTNQSKFTGKCSRPRCGRCHTYPVSKSRTKEKGTQKLQSCDVVSNHRLVRLWAVDSNPRLKFAGFSASGVLAHLEREYLNMDDDDDYVDEVYEESFELAYHDSLELEIASGAVDIKDWDNENKGDVEVEDLGFYDAEIVSADQDEDEDGVFCVGNRINCLPSLIRVHFCCCRSS
- the LOC131303675 gene encoding uncharacterized protein LOC131303675 isoform X2, whose amino-acid sequence is MFTTSSSKGKTGTKREGRQRGTVRKYPILGPSFHPRPDPRFTNRPDSPLAAGLFAKVSQKPTNQSKFTGKCSRPRCGRCHTYPVSKSRTKEKGTQKLQSCDVVSNHRLVRLWAVDSNPRLKFAGFSASGVLAHLEREYLNMDDDDDYVDEVYEESFELAYHDSLELEIASGAVDIKDWDNENKGDVEVEDLGFYDAEIVSADQDEDEDGGNRINCLPSLIRVHFCCCRSS
- the LOC131303671 gene encoding protein WVD2-like 7 isoform X2, with the translated sequence MGESACVMHTFSYASGISNESKQGNPVPALGESISFGRFMTESLSWEKWSTFSHNRYVEEAERYAKPGSVAQKKAFFEAHYKRIAAAKKAAAEALLEQKAANTNPDPQVVSQDCSIVTHQSQSKTNLGTDVDSMKGADTVTESEVSHQPQSMTNLGREVDSMKEADTETESEVVTDDLLKNESLNHSENVVNQTMDSEMGTGESPQMEKPLLQGLKPNHEATLPSRKKKPAFSSSKPSTRHRAPKVPASPAKSTLLIHPGKENNDVTPITRSSPTEAANKKRPTSKSLRTLIYSTPAKEPDKSTTLAARKAESSRVAPSSYNFYNDCKTPLRTPKMAHTDGVSKNPSATPFSENRRTTTPMDASAVGSKTTGPKWNIISSVSKSLTACKNKLQSPNLSAPFSFRTEERAAQRKQKLEEKFNAKETQKVQLQTRLKEKAETEIRRFRQTLCFKARPMPDFYKARESPINQIKSVKTPLTQPQSLKVGRKPSYSTLQGLISLPQEAHSTKTSRSKNTPKIKNRMPNPLNSLPEMTTCENTTPNIQLDRQQQK